The genomic region CTCCTGGAATGGCTGGGCGATCGCCGCGCTTAATGACTCGCAATGGTCTTCCATTCTAAGACGACGGAGGGGGGAACGGGCAAGGTGAGGATTTCACCACTGGCGATCGGCACGGAGAGTAAGAGCGACCCGTTGGCGGGCAATTGGTCTAAAACTTCCCCGATTCCATATTGACCCACATTTTCGGCGGGAGCCTTTTCGGCAAACAAATCTTTAGCTTCCAATTTGCCCTTACCTCCCGGTAGTTCGATTTCTAGGGGTTGCGGATGGGCGATCGCCGACAAACCGGGAAATCCCACCAGTCGTAAGGTCACTTCGTCCACGGCGCCGCTTTTCACCCGTTTGAACAGAACCACTTGCCACGAGTGGCCCGCGCGATCGCGCAAACTATGCCGGGATTGATAGAGCATCTGACCCGGCGCTTCCTCAGTTTGCCGGATTGCTGCCGCCGCCGGAGGCGTCCCCAGATAACCCAATCCCCAAGCGATCGCCAGCAAGACGCTGCCGACGAGTAACAACACGGACAAAATTCGTCGAATACGACACCACATGATAAGCTTTCCTTAAATAACTATATAGTGTTATAGCATGAAATCTCCGACGATCGCGGGGGTCGTGGCGATCGTCGCTCCTTATTAAGAAAAGTTGCAGAAAATTGAGACAATTATCATTGTTTGAATTTCTGAGAAAAAAATACCTGAATTTCCGACAAAGGGGCGATCGATCGCGGTGAATTTAAGAAAAATTTCAGAATATTCCCCCCTCAGCAAGACCTCATTGAAGACCGTCACCTGTAGAATAAACAGTAGGACTTAAAACTTTACTCATTCAAACAACTTTCCGCGATCGCCTGGGAGTGAGGCAAGCGGAAAAAGGGGGAATTTATCCACTCATCCAAAACCTCGGAAACCAAGCCATCCGGCTTATCCGGGTTTTGGAGTCAGAAGATTTAAACAATGGAGAAGGGCTGATGAACACTACCGTTCAACAAAGACCCCAACTCGACCTTAGCCGAAGCTGGGATAGCTTCTGCGAATGGGTCACCAGTACAGAAAATCGAATTTACATCGGTTGGTTTGGCGTGCTAATGATCCCAACCTTACTCGCCGCCGCCATTTGCTTTATCGTTGCCTTTATTGCCGCGCCCCCCGTGGATATGGAAGGCGTGCGCGAACCCATTGTCGGTTCGATTTTAGGCGGCAACAATTTAATCACCGCCGCCGTAATTCCGACCTCCGCCGCGATCGGCCTGCACTTTTACCCGATTTGGGAAGCCGCCAATATTAGTGAATGGCTTTATAACGGCGGACCGTACCAACTAATCGTCCTACACTTCCTAATTGGCGTTTGGTGCTACCTCGGACGGCTGTGGGAACTGAGCTATCGCCTGGGAATGCGTCCTTGGATCGCGATCGCCTTTTCCGGCCCCGCCGCCGCCGCCACCGCGATCTTCCTGGTCTATCCCCTCGGTCAAGGCAGCTTCTCCGAAGCCATGCCCCTCGGGATTTCCGGAACCTTCCACTTCATGCTCGCCTTCCAAGCGGATCACAACATCTTGATGCATCCGTTCCACATGCTCGGCGTTGCCGGGATCTTCGGCGGAGCCTTATTTAGCGCCTTACACGGCTCCTTAGTGACCTCCACCCTCGTCCGAGAAACCACCTATTGGGAATCCACCAATAGCGGCTACAAATTCGGTCAAGAAGAAAGCACCTACAACCTGCTCGCCGGACACTACGGTTTCCTCGGTCGTTTGACCGTTCCCGGTTTAGTCTTCACCAACAGTCGCTCCCTGCACTTCCTCCTCGCCGCCTTACCGACGATTGGGATTTGGTTTGCGACCCTCGGCATCGGCGTGATGTCGTTCAACGTCAACGGCTGGAATTTCAACCATTCAATTCTCGACAGTAGCGGTCGCGTGATTTACACCGATGCGGACTTACTCAATCGCGCCGATCTCGGTATTCAGTCAATGCACGCACCGAACACCCATCACTTCCCGCTTATTTTGTAATGGGTTGTAATCAATTGATTTCGCCAATCAGACAGTAGCTAACACCATATAGGAGGAGCGTTCTCAATGAGGACGCTCTTTTTTTTGGGATTAAATCTCTAACCGCTTATTCCCTGAAAGGTTAGAATGCGGAAGAATCGACCGGGGTTAATAAAAACGAAAATGAAACAGCTTTTTTACAGTGTTTTACTGGTCAGTCTGACAGGGGCGTTATTTCCTGGCGCTGTCTTGAGCTACAGCGACATTCGCCCGTCTTCTCTTACTCCGGCTTCCCATCGGTTGAAACTGGCCCAAACGAATCAATCGAGGGCCATTAGCGAGCAGTTGTATGGCTTGTGGGAGGCTCGCGAACCCGAAAGCGGACAACTGGGACGATTTTTATTTACCTCGGACGGCCAACTGTACATTTACGAAGTTGACAGTTCCAGTGTGTACAAAGCCGAGTATCGCATCAATACGAATACCGAGCCGATGCAACTCGATCTCTTGTTTGAAGGAGAGTTGATCTTGACCATTTTCGCCCTAACTGAAACCGGTCAGTTACAGCTAGAGACTCAAGAGATCTATCCCAATAACTTTAGACCGACGGCATTTATAAATCCGGTCGCCTTCGATCGCCTCGGAGATGGAGTCGGCGAACGCAAGGAGTACGAACAGCTAATTGCGATCGAACAAGCACATATAGAAGCGACAGAAACCCTTTGGTATTGTAAAGTTTAACTGAATCCATAGTCAAGTATAATCATTCCTGTTAAGATATAACCATGAAACTCTCAGACTATGCCAAAAAAGCCGGGGTGAGTTATCAAACGGCGTGGAGATGGTGGCAAAAAAGTCATCTAACGGGCTATCAACTTCGGGAACAATTATCATTACCGAAGAAGGGAAGAAGAAAACCGAGAGAATGGCCTGTATTTATGCCAGAGTCTCTAGTGCAGAAAATAAAGATCACCTTGAGCGACAAGCGGAACGGTTAAAAGATTATGCTATTGCCAGAGGCTATCAAATTTATAAAGTCGTCAAAGAAATTGGCAGTGGTTTAAATGATAATCGTCCAAAATTGGCTAAGGTTTTAACCGATTCCCATTACGATATATTGATAGTGGAGCATAAAGACCGTTTGGCGAGGTTGGGGACAAATTACCTTGAGATCCGGTTAAAAGAGAGGGGAAAAACCGTTGAGATTGTCAATCATAGCGAGGATCGACAAGATGAATTGATGGAAGATTTAATTGCTATCATTACTTCATTCTGTTCTCGTCTTTATGGATGAAGACGCTCGAAACGGAAAACCGAAAAAATTATTGCCGAAT from Oxynema aestuarii AP17 harbors:
- a CDS encoding IS607 family transposase, which codes for MVAKKSSNGLSTSGTIIITEEGKKKTERMACIYARVSSAENKDHLERQAERLKDYAIARGYQIYKVVKEIGSGLNDNRPKLAKVLTDSHYDILIVEHKDRLARLGTNYLEIRLKERGKTVEIVNHSEDRQDELMEDLIAIITSFCSRLYG
- a CDS encoding DUF3122 domain-containing protein, which gives rise to MWCRIRRILSVLLLVGSVLLAIAWGLGYLGTPPAAAAIRQTEEAPGQMLYQSRHSLRDRAGHSWQVVLFKRVKSGAVDEVTLRLVGFPGLSAIAHPQPLEIELPGGKGKLEAKDLFAEKAPAENVGQYGIGEVLDQLPANGSLLLSVPIASGEILTLPVPPSVVLEWKTIASH
- a CDS encoding Photosystem Q(B) protein 1, which translates into the protein MNTTVQQRPQLDLSRSWDSFCEWVTSTENRIYIGWFGVLMIPTLLAAAICFIVAFIAAPPVDMEGVREPIVGSILGGNNLITAAVIPTSAAIGLHFYPIWEAANISEWLYNGGPYQLIVLHFLIGVWCYLGRLWELSYRLGMRPWIAIAFSGPAAAATAIFLVYPLGQGSFSEAMPLGISGTFHFMLAFQADHNILMHPFHMLGVAGIFGGALFSALHGSLVTSTLVRETTYWESTNSGYKFGQEESTYNLLAGHYGFLGRLTVPGLVFTNSRSLHFLLAALPTIGIWFATLGIGVMSFNVNGWNFNHSILDSSGRVIYTDADLLNRADLGIQSMHAPNTHHFPLIL